The Acidobacteriota bacterium genome window below encodes:
- a CDS encoding maleylpyruvate isomerase N-terminal domain-containing protein, with the protein MAEPLKPIFTARLYPQLEQLLLELLRSLNADEWELPTLAPAWRVKDVAAHLLDTALRRLSLARDGYAPEAPQISSQADLVAFINRLNQDGVTHYRRLSPRVLISLLELAARECAAHFQALAPYAKAAFAVSWAGEPESENWFDIAREYTERWHHQQQIRLAVNKPGIMTRTLYHPVLDTFMRALPFHYRQIERATGALAQFDVTGDCGGTWYLFHEAEGWQLAAEPARERLTHVSIPQEIAWRIFTKGIDRQAASAQISVNGDRELGLHVLSMLSIIG; encoded by the coding sequence ATGGCGGAACCCCTCAAACCAATTTTCACCGCGCGGCTTTACCCGCAACTCGAACAGTTGTTGCTTGAACTGCTGCGTTCGCTCAATGCCGACGAATGGGAGTTGCCCACGTTGGCCCCGGCCTGGCGCGTCAAGGATGTGGCCGCGCATCTATTAGACACTGCCTTGCGCCGCCTTTCATTAGCCCGCGATGGGTATGCGCCGGAAGCACCGCAGATCAGCTCGCAGGCAGACCTGGTGGCCTTTATCAACCGTTTGAATCAGGACGGCGTGACGCACTATCGGCGGCTCAGCCCGCGCGTGTTGATCTCTTTGCTGGAACTCGCCGCGCGCGAATGTGCCGCGCACTTTCAAGCGCTGGCGCCTTATGCCAAGGCGGCCTTTGCGGTCAGTTGGGCGGGCGAGCCGGAATCGGAAAACTGGTTCGACATTGCGCGCGAATACACCGAACGCTGGCACCATCAGCAACAAATCCGACTGGCGGTGAATAAGCCCGGCATTATGACGCGCACGCTTTACCATCCCGTGCTGGACACGTTTATGCGCGCGTTGCCCTTTCATTATCGCCAAATCGAACGGGCCACCGGCGCGTTGGCGCAATTCGATGTGACGGGCGATTGCGGCGGCACCTGGTATTTGTTCCACGAAGCGGAAGGCTGGCAACTCGCGGCTGAGCCGGCGCGCGAACGGCTGACGCACGTCAGCATCCCGCAGGAAATCGCCTGGCGCATCTTCACCAAAGGCATTGACCGGCAAGCCGCCAGCGCACAAATCAGCGTCAACGGCGACCGTGAACTGGGACTGCACGTACTGAGCATGTTGTCCATAATTGGATGA
- a CDS encoding carbohydrate-binding family 9-like protein — MEILARFSPTPPPLAADFTHPIWQTAASLPLAYNWRGDAAPSELHTTVRLIWTPEHLWFGFECSYTELDVDEQFEVRQERYALWERDVCEAFIRSPLEPRADSYKEFEVAPTGQWCDLLIHRPRVDFDWEWQSGMQTAAEIDATPQIFRAVMALPFAAFGSTPQAGDRWHGNLYRISRLNGARQFLAFAPTLTATPDFHVPEKFVPLIFTA; from the coding sequence ATGGAAATTCTCGCCCGCTTTTCACCAACCCCGCCGCCGCTCGCCGCCGATTTCACACATCCAATTTGGCAAACCGCCGCGTCCTTGCCGCTGGCATACAACTGGCGTGGGGACGCGGCTCCAAGCGAATTGCACACAACGGTGCGTTTGATCTGGACGCCGGAACACCTCTGGTTTGGCTTTGAATGCAGCTACACCGAGTTGGATGTGGATGAGCAATTCGAGGTGCGGCAGGAACGCTATGCGTTGTGGGAACGCGATGTATGCGAGGCCTTCATCCGCTCGCCGTTGGAACCGCGAGCGGATAGTTACAAGGAATTTGAGGTCGCGCCTACGGGCCAGTGGTGCGATCTACTGATTCATCGCCCGCGCGTGGATTTCGATTGGGAATGGCAGAGCGGGATGCAAACTGCGGCTGAGATTGACGCTACACCACAAATCTTTCGCGCTGTGATGGCGCTTCCCTTTGCCGCCTTTGGCAGCACGCCGCAAGCCGGCGACCGCTGGCACGGCAATCTATATCGCATCAGCCGTCTCAACGGCGCGCGCCAGTTCCTCGCCTTTGCGCCGACGCTGACAGCAACACCGGATTTTCACGTGCCGGAAAAATTCGTGCCGCTCATCTTCACCGCCTAA
- the deoC gene encoding deoxyribose-phosphate aldolase, which yields MNPELEKLIEQITDQILARLGAGGELHSANGLESCSPHHIACAIQAGATRIGLSAGQANAGSGDVARFIDHTLLKPEATRAEIETLCQEARQNSFASVCVNPYWVKECAFLLHGSPVKVCTVVGFPLGATTADVKAYETRRAIFDGATEIDMVINIGALRSGDDETVKRDMRAVVEAAHEACAIVKTILETALLTDDEKVRACVLAKEAGADFVKTSTGFSKGGATVADIELMRRAVGANIGVKAAGGVRDLASAKEMIAAGATRIGASAGVKIVQEAQGKQVATAQPAGSY from the coding sequence ATGAATCCCGAACTCGAAAAACTGATCGAACAGATCACCGATCAAATTCTCGCGCGGCTGGGCGCGGGCGGCGAGCTGCATTCAGCCAATGGTCTGGAAAGCTGTAGCCCGCACCACATCGCTTGCGCCATCCAAGCAGGCGCGACGCGCATCGGCTTATCCGCCGGGCAGGCAAACGCGGGCAGCGGCGATGTCGCGCGCTTCATTGATCACACGCTGCTCAAACCCGAAGCCACGCGCGCCGAGATCGAAACGCTTTGCCAGGAAGCGCGCCAGAACAGCTTTGCCTCGGTCTGCGTCAATCCGTATTGGGTCAAAGAGTGCGCCTTTCTACTGCACGGTTCGCCGGTCAAGGTTTGCACCGTCGTCGGCTTCCCGCTGGGCGCCACGACGGCGGATGTGAAGGCGTATGAAACCCGCCGCGCCATCTTTGACGGCGCGACCGAAATTGACATGGTCATCAACATCGGCGCGCTCAGATCGGGCGATGACGAAACGGTCAAACGCGACATGCGCGCCGTCGTCGAGGCTGCGCACGAAGCCTGCGCCATCGTCAAAACGATTCTCGAAACGGCGCTGCTCACCGATGACGAAAAAGTGCGCGCCTGTGTGCTGGCGAAAGAAGCTGGGGCCGATTTCGTCAAGACTTCGACTGGCTTCAGCAAAGGCGGCGCGACGGTGGCCGACATCGAATTGATGCGCCGCGCGGTGGGCGCCAACATCGGTGTCAAAGCGGCGGGCGGCGTGCGCGATCTGGCTTCGGCTAAAGAGATGATCGCCGCCGGAGCCACGCGCATCGGGGCCAGCGCGGGCGTGAAAATCGTGCAGGAAGCCCAAGGCAAACAAGTCGCGACGGCGCAACCGGCGGGCAGTTATTGA
- a CDS encoding penicillin-binding protein 2, with protein MSFPFIATLIFLGGLGFLIWSLCLSAWRYRSSAAEPDAAAVPDDFGPRLTSARLRYVRWAFALLVLAAFGFHVYWGLFSTGPFGENAAFAALKNKRDQRNRRDEEANLRGWIFDRHRDYKRTLAKYRFINGKIVRDYPLGQASAHLIGYGGLLRGDAAMERAVAAQPPRAEEKSWWHKLSGFWSEEQKVAVGPDLVLTIDYDLQKAAFEQLQSVSKGGRGAVVMLNPQTGEVLALVSTPSFDPDDVNNDPTWAKIFSDVKNRPLLNRALNEYYLPGSTFKALTAAAAIEARKDDLYFTSVAGGWTPPNSGRPIRDDEGEALGRLNLTEAFVHSSNQYFAQLGVELERQRMGEAAARFGLKVHATPGASIGTGVERGLWNSENKVLSDVFAPLNSTFVNGNKISKYDIALESIGQGYVQMTPFQMALIAAGVAHKQGLVMRPKLEMERTPVMLSQAMTAPTAARVRELMKAVVERGTAAGVFKQTITTKGITAGGKTGTAQREVTVIDPATEKPVMIRDERGRTRVKKEFRIDSCFIGFAPFDNPQIAFAVVVEGGGYGAKTAAPIAANLLVKAKDLDLLKAPPPVLASGNVTAPRN; from the coding sequence ATGAGTTTTCCATTTATTGCAACCTTGATTTTCCTCGGCGGCCTTGGGTTTCTGATCTGGTCGTTATGTCTATCGGCCTGGCGGTATCGTTCCAGCGCAGCCGAACCAGATGCCGCCGCCGTGCCGGATGATTTCGGCCCGCGGTTGACCAGCGCACGCTTGCGTTACGTGCGTTGGGCGTTTGCGTTGCTGGTGCTGGCGGCGTTCGGCTTTCACGTGTATTGGGGCTTGTTCTCGACCGGGCCGTTCGGCGAGAACGCCGCCTTTGCCGCGCTCAAAAACAAACGCGACCAGCGCAACCGGCGCGACGAAGAGGCCAATTTGCGCGGCTGGATTTTTGACCGGCACCGCGATTACAAACGCACGCTGGCGAAATACCGCTTCATCAACGGCAAGATCGTGCGCGATTACCCGCTCGGTCAGGCATCAGCGCATTTGATTGGTTACGGCGGTCTATTGCGCGGCGATGCGGCGATGGAACGCGCCGTGGCGGCCCAACCACCACGCGCAGAGGAAAAAAGCTGGTGGCATAAACTCAGCGGCTTTTGGAGCGAAGAACAAAAGGTCGCCGTCGGGCCTGACCTGGTGCTGACGATTGATTACGACTTGCAGAAGGCGGCGTTTGAACAGTTGCAGAGCGTCTCTAAAGGCGGGCGCGGCGCGGTGGTCATGCTCAACCCGCAAACCGGTGAAGTGCTGGCGCTGGTGAGCACGCCCAGCTTCGATCCCGACGATGTGAACAACGATCCGACCTGGGCGAAAATTTTCAGCGATGTCAAAAACCGTCCGCTGCTCAATCGCGCGTTGAACGAATACTACCTGCCCGGCTCGACCTTTAAGGCGCTGACCGCCGCCGCCGCCATCGAAGCGCGCAAAGACGATCTCTATTTCACCAGCGTCGCCGGCGGTTGGACGCCGCCCAATTCAGGCCGTCCCATCCGCGATGACGAAGGCGAGGCGCTGGGCCGCTTGAATCTGACCGAAGCGTTTGTGCATTCGTCGAATCAATACTTCGCGCAACTCGGCGTCGAGTTGGAGCGGCAACGCATGGGCGAAGCGGCGGCGCGCTTCGGCTTAAAAGTACACGCCACGCCCGGCGCTTCTATCGGCACCGGCGTTGAGCGCGGACTTTGGAACAGCGAGAACAAAGTGCTGTCAGACGTGTTTGCGCCGCTCAATTCGACCTTCGTCAACGGTAACAAGATCAGCAAGTACGACATCGCGCTCGAATCCATCGGGCAGGGCTACGTGCAAATGACGCCCTTTCAGATGGCGCTGATCGCGGCGGGCGTGGCGCACAAACAGGGATTGGTGATGCGGCCCAAACTGGAAATGGAACGCACGCCCGTCATGCTGAGCCAGGCGATGACCGCGCCCACGGCGGCGCGCGTGCGCGAATTGATGAAAGCCGTGGTTGAACGCGGCACGGCGGCGGGCGTTTTCAAACAGACGATCACAACCAAAGGCATCACGGCGGGCGGCAAAACGGGCACGGCGCAACGCGAAGTCACGGTGATTGATCCGGCGACGGAAAAGCCGGTGATGATCCGTGATGAACGGGGCCGCACGCGCGTCAAAAAAGAGTTCCGCATTGATTCCTGCTTTATCGGCTTTGCGCCGTTCGATAATCCGCAGATCGCCTTTGCCGTCGTGGTCGAAGGCGGTGGTTATGGCGCGAAGACCGCCGCGCCGATTGCCGCGAATTTGCTGGTGAAAGCCAAAGACCTGGATTTGCTGAAAGCGCCGCCGCCCGTGTTGGCGAGTGGCAATGTGACCGCACCGCGCAATTAA
- a CDS encoding DUF1569 domain-containing protein: MKTIWQTTDKQELLARLAKLNSAATPQWGKLNCPQMLAHVADGMRMTLGDLQCQPKRGPLRFGPLKKLIIYWLPFPKGAPTAPELIARAAEGIEPERAAVVALLERMAADHTRQDWPEHPAFGKLSAQDWGALVYKHLDHHLRQFGV, translated from the coding sequence ATGAAAACCATTTGGCAAACCACCGACAAACAGGAATTGCTGGCGCGACTGGCAAAACTCAATTCCGCCGCTACCCCGCAATGGGGCAAACTGAATTGTCCGCAGATGCTGGCGCACGTCGCCGACGGCATGCGCATGACGCTGGGCGATTTGCAGTGCCAACCCAAACGTGGGCCGTTGCGCTTTGGGCCGTTGAAGAAACTCATCATTTACTGGCTGCCCTTTCCGAAAGGCGCGCCGACCGCGCCGGAACTGATTGCGCGCGCCGCCGAGGGCATCGAACCGGAGCGCGCGGCGGTCGTCGCCTTGCTCGAACGCATGGCCGCCGACCACACGCGGCAGGATTGGCCGGAGCATCCGGCCTTCGGTAAACTGTCGGCGCAGGATTGGGGCGCGCTGGTTTATAAACATCTGGATCATCATCTGCGCCAGTTCGGCGTCTGA
- a CDS encoding FHA domain-containing protein: MTVPEKNEFPNRIEYYLRRFFERVGGALDFALRRPLNPQARTDLSALLPQIEQAIEAKLRREGARVIAPNLIELRYDYETYGQMTDARREYLQKELQASLYEYVVNHRYTTLDKLQVKLAFDVFTRKLTISATFPDEAAAVATKQALPGAGQVALPAAPANEQAKSCTLTLRAIDRQFFGTLHTQLHGNETRAGLGRSHDNPLCLNDSTVSSFHAAFTLTPNGTLWLTDLGSSNGTFVNDVRLGEGDKVIVRAGDKLRFGDIEIKLEVQ; the protein is encoded by the coding sequence ATGACCGTGCCCGAAAAAAACGAATTTCCCAATCGCATCGAATACTATTTGCGCCGCTTCTTTGAGCGCGTCGGCGGCGCGTTGGATTTCGCCTTGCGCCGTCCGCTGAACCCGCAAGCGCGCACGGACTTGTCTGCCCTTCTGCCACAGATCGAACAGGCCATCGAAGCCAAGTTGCGGCGCGAGGGCGCGCGTGTCATTGCGCCCAACCTGATCGAGTTGCGCTACGACTATGAAACCTACGGCCAGATGACCGACGCGCGGCGCGAGTATTTGCAGAAAGAATTGCAGGCCAGCTTGTATGAATATGTCGTCAACCACCGCTACACGACGCTCGACAAGTTGCAGGTCAAACTGGCCTTCGATGTCTTCACGCGCAAGCTGACCATCAGCGCGACATTTCCCGACGAAGCGGCTGCCGTGGCGACCAAACAAGCTTTGCCCGGCGCGGGACAAGTAGCATTGCCTGCCGCGCCGGCGAATGAACAAGCAAAAAGCTGCACGCTCACTTTGCGCGCCATTGACCGGCAATTCTTCGGCACGTTGCACACGCAACTGCACGGCAACGAAACGCGCGCGGGCCTTGGACGCAGCCACGACAACCCGCTGTGCCTCAACGATTCGACCGTATCGAGCTTTCACGCGGCCTTCACGCTGACGCCCAACGGCACGCTCTGGCTGACCGATTTGGGCAGCAGCAACGGCACGTTCGTCAACGATGTCCGCCTGGGCGAAGGTGACAAAGTGATTGTGCGCGCAGGCGATAAATTGCGCTTTGGGGATATTGAAATAAAGCTGGAAGTACAATGA
- a CDS encoding RNA methyltransferase, whose protein sequence is MKLMLITSPANERLKHARRVREGREPELIFVEGERLVEECLQAQLPLLACFHEAAPAARTQAILAELQRRGCPLYPTTAAVLATLSDTVNPQGVVVLAQRPTTGLTQMLTAPHPLIVALDAVQDPGNFGTIVRTAEAAGASGVVALKGSVDAFAPKTLRSAMGSAFRLPIVSGLTDAALLAQARAAGLKVLATAATAAMRYDQFDWRQPALLVFGNEAHGVSQALLDACDAQISIPLQAPVESLNVAAAAAAILFEAARQRRSWVRTASSVRSWQEIE, encoded by the coding sequence GTGAAGTTGATGCTGATTACCAGTCCGGCCAATGAACGCCTTAAACACGCGCGCCGCGTGCGTGAGGGACGCGAGCCGGAATTGATCTTTGTCGAAGGCGAGCGGCTGGTCGAAGAGTGTTTGCAGGCCCAGTTGCCGCTGCTGGCCTGCTTTCACGAAGCCGCACCAGCCGCGCGGACGCAAGCGATCCTGGCGGAATTACAGCGGCGCGGATGTCCGCTTTATCCGACCACAGCGGCAGTGCTGGCGACGCTCAGCGATACGGTGAATCCGCAAGGCGTCGTCGTGCTGGCGCAACGCCCAACAACTGGCTTGACCCAAATGCTGACAGCACCGCACCCGCTCATCGTTGCGCTGGATGCCGTGCAAGACCCCGGTAACTTCGGCACCATCGTGCGCACGGCTGAGGCCGCTGGGGCAAGCGGCGTCGTGGCGCTGAAAGGTTCCGTAGACGCTTTCGCCCCCAAAACCTTGCGTAGCGCGATGGGTTCGGCCTTTCGCTTGCCCATCGTAAGCGGCTTGACCGACGCCGCGTTGCTGGCACAAGCGCGCGCGGCTGGCTTGAAAGTGCTGGCGACCGCCGCGACCGCCGCAATGCGCTACGATCAATTCGACTGGCGGCAACCGGCGTTGCTCGTGTTTGGCAACGAGGCGCACGGCGTCAGCCAAGCGCTGCTGGATGCTTGCGATGCGCAGATCAGCATTCCGTTGCAAGCGCCGGTTGAATCGCTGAACGTGGCGGCGGCGGCGGCGGCAATTCTGTTTGAAGCCGCGCGGCAACGGCGTTCCTGGGTACGCACCGCTTCCAGCGTGCGGTCTTGGCAAGAAATAGAATGA
- a CDS encoding DUF1905 domain-containing protein, translated as MSYRFIATIYKFSSNPSFCCVDVPAELSAAVGKKGAASVVGTVNGLEWRGNLLPNGKGGHRMILNGQIRKQARAGVGDAVEISLQADEAARALQLPEELAEALRENDLLDKFNALPPSHQRHTLQWLQSAKTRPTWERRVETLVMRLTTNNWRQKETP; from the coding sequence ATGAGTTACCGGTTCATTGCCACGATCTACAAATTCAGCAGCAACCCCAGCTTCTGTTGCGTAGACGTGCCTGCGGAACTCAGCGCCGCCGTTGGCAAAAAAGGCGCGGCATCAGTTGTCGGCACCGTCAACGGCCTTGAATGGCGCGGCAACTTATTGCCGAATGGCAAAGGCGGCCACCGCATGATTCTCAATGGACAAATTCGCAAGCAGGCGCGCGCTGGCGTGGGCGACGCCGTTGAAATCAGTTTGCAAGCGGATGAAGCTGCGCGCGCACTGCAACTGCCGGAAGAACTCGCTGAAGCCCTGCGCGAAAACGACTTGCTCGACAAATTCAACGCCCTGCCGCCCAGTCATCAGCGGCACACCTTGCAATGGCTGCAATCCGCCAAAACGCGCCCCACGTGGGAACGGCGCGTCGAAACGCTGGTGATGCGGCTGACGACGAATAACTGGCGGCAAAAGGAGACTCCATGA
- a CDS encoding DUF2934 domain-containing protein, which produces MTNNTTKGRAAPLKRAVKKAKLSAGIDLSDNPPLSAAELQAQIRRRAYELFLQRRPEAGSAEADWLQAEDEVAAALNATTAAPSAAPAQAKAPRAVRPRSNTRAGSTTTTPTRTRRKQPPATSKS; this is translated from the coding sequence ATGACGAACAACACGACAAAAGGCCGCGCCGCACCGCTCAAGCGTGCGGTTAAGAAGGCCAAGCTTTCTGCTGGGATTGATTTATCGGACAACCCGCCGTTGTCCGCCGCTGAACTGCAAGCGCAAATTCGCCGCCGTGCCTACGAACTATTTTTGCAACGCCGCCCTGAAGCGGGCAGCGCCGAAGCAGACTGGTTGCAGGCCGAAGACGAAGTAGCAGCGGCGCTGAACGCAACGACCGCCGCACCTAGCGCCGCGCCTGCCCAGGCCAAAGCGCCGCGTGCGGTGCGACCTCGGTCAAACACTCGAGCAGGCTCGACGACCACAACTCCGACACGCACGCGCCGCAAACAGCCGCCTGCGACATCCAAAAGTTAA
- a CDS encoding Nramp family divalent metal transporter, translating into MSAALPETALPVASADTEANDPYQLRPEDVAEPPQSLWAAFRRIGPGMVLAASIVGSGELIATTTLGAQVGYAALWIIVLSCLIKPVVQAEMGRYIIASGETGLASFNHVPGPRLKVNWVVWLWALMVLFTMMQVGAMFGGVSQVMNLLIPALSVKLWVLIFAAITLALLLGGGYDRIEKFAMLKVGLFTMLTLMSAVLLMRMPQYFSWAACVQGLRPSMPRGGFSTAVAVFGITGVGASELFMYPYWCVEKGYARFTGVRDDSAGWVGRARGWIRVMHLDIMSSMVIYTVATLAFYLLGAGVLHGMGLVPSSNDMIPVLSNIYTQTLGGWALWLFYLGAVVTLYGTIFASIAAQSRMYSDMARLMGAFASDDYAARVRFRNTFIWILTALPVCLFLFFTSPVWMVKVGGIAQAAMLPIIGAATLYLRHRRLPRAIAPTSLTTFALWLSAGLMALMMGYSILEALKK; encoded by the coding sequence ATGAGTGCTGCTTTGCCAGAAACCGCGCTGCCTGTTGCGTCCGCCGACACCGAGGCGAACGACCCGTATCAACTGCGGCCCGAAGATGTCGCCGAGCCACCGCAATCGCTGTGGGCCGCCTTCCGCCGCATCGGGCCGGGCATGGTGCTGGCCGCCTCGATTGTCGGGTCGGGCGAACTGATCGCCACCACCACGCTGGGCGCGCAAGTCGGCTATGCCGCGCTTTGGATCATCGTGCTGAGTTGCCTGATCAAACCTGTCGTGCAGGCCGAAATGGGCCGTTACATCATCGCCAGCGGCGAAACGGGCCTCGCCAGTTTCAACCACGTGCCGGGGCCACGGCTGAAAGTGAATTGGGTGGTGTGGCTGTGGGCGCTGATGGTGCTCTTCACGATGATGCAGGTCGGCGCAATGTTCGGCGGCGTCTCACAGGTCATGAACCTGTTGATCCCGGCCCTCTCCGTCAAACTCTGGGTGCTGATCTTTGCCGCGATCACGCTGGCGTTGTTGTTGGGCGGCGGCTATGACCGCATCGAGAAGTTTGCAATGTTGAAGGTCGGCCTCTTCACGATGCTGACGCTGATGTCAGCCGTGCTGCTGATGCGCATGCCGCAATACTTTTCGTGGGCGGCTTGCGTACAGGGCTTGCGACCGAGCATGCCGCGCGGCGGATTCTCGACCGCCGTCGCCGTCTTTGGCATCACCGGCGTCGGCGCGAGCGAACTGTTCATGTATCCGTACTGGTGCGTCGAGAAAGGCTACGCGCGCTTCACCGGCGTGCGTGATGATTCGGCGGGTTGGGTGGGACGCGCGCGCGGCTGGATACGCGTGATGCATCTGGACATTATGTCTTCGATGGTGATTTACACCGTGGCGACGCTGGCGTTTTACCTGCTGGGCGCGGGCGTCTTGCATGGAATGGGCTTGGTGCCTTCTTCAAACGATATGATTCCGGTGCTGTCGAACATCTACACGCAAACGCTGGGCGGCTGGGCGTTGTGGCTGTTTTATCTGGGCGCGGTGGTGACGCTGTACGGGACGATCTTCGCTTCGATTGCCGCGCAATCACGGATGTATTCTGATATGGCGCGGCTGATGGGGGCGTTCGCCAGCGACGATTACGCGGCGCGAGTGCGCTTCCGCAACACGTTTATCTGGATTTTGACGGCGCTGCCGGTCTGCCTGTTTCTGTTTTTCACCTCGCCGGTTTGGATGGTGAAAGTCGGCGGCATCGCGCAAGCGGCGATGTTGCCCATCATCGGCGCGGCAACGCTTTATCTGCGCCATCGCCGCCTGCCCCGCGCCATCGCGCCAACGTCTTTGACGACCTTTGCCCTCTGGCTGTCAGCCGGGTTGATGGCGTTGATGATGGGCTATTCGATTTTGGAAGCCTTGAAAAAATAG
- a CDS encoding glucose 1-dehydrogenase: MSNERRRPNDNEFQMPSLRLDGRTALVTGGSRGLGLGIALALAHAGADIAIAARTESEIATACELIEATGRKTLNVPTDIANVAAVRAMVQQTHAHFGRLDILVNAAGMNIRQPYDTFTEDDWERLMGINLKGAFFAAQAAAGVMRAQAKGRGESRNNGKIINITSLATQVALPNVALYGISKSGLLQMTRALALELAPARINVNAIGPGRFWTAMTDKLFADPALYDNNVSMIPLGRPGIATDLAGAALLLASDAGDYITGQTIYVDGGWLANGGAKA, translated from the coding sequence ATGAGCAACGAACGACGACGCCCCAACGACAACGAATTCCAAATGCCCAGCCTGCGTCTGGATGGCCGCACTGCGCTGGTCACTGGCGGCAGCCGTGGCTTAGGACTGGGTATCGCGCTGGCCCTGGCACACGCGGGCGCGGACATCGCCATCGCCGCGCGCACTGAAAGCGAAATCGCCACGGCCTGCGAGTTAATCGAAGCCACCGGGCGCAAAACGCTGAACGTGCCGACCGACATCGCTAATGTCGCCGCCGTGCGCGCGATGGTGCAACAAACGCACGCGCATTTCGGGCGGCTGGACATTCTGGTCAATGCCGCCGGTATGAACATCCGCCAGCCGTATGACACCTTCACTGAAGACGATTGGGAACGGCTGATGGGCATTAACTTGAAAGGCGCCTTCTTTGCCGCGCAAGCCGCCGCTGGCGTGATGCGCGCGCAAGCCAAAGGCCGAGGCGAAAGCCGGAATAACGGAAAGATCATCAACATCACTTCGCTCGCCACGCAGGTCGCCCTGCCCAACGTCGCGCTATATGGCATCAGCAAAAGCGGCTTGTTGCAGATGACGCGCGCACTGGCGTTGGAACTCGCGCCCGCTCGCATCAACGTCAACGCCATCGGGCCGGGCCGATTCTGGACAGCGATGACGGACAAGCTGTTTGCCGATCCGGCGTTGTATGACAACAACGTCAGCATGATCCCGCTCGGACGCCCCGGTATTGCCACAGACCTGGCGGGCGCGGCGTTGTTGCTGGCTTCGGACGCGGGCGATTACATCACCGGCCAAACGATTTATGTGGATGGCGGCTGGCTGGCGAATGGTGGTGCAAAGGCCTGA